The Urocitellus parryii isolate mUroPar1 chromosome 6, mUroPar1.hap1, whole genome shotgun sequence genome includes a window with the following:
- the Socs4 gene encoding suppressor of cytokine signaling 4 has translation MAESSENNSKNIDVRPKTSRSRSADRKDGYVWSGKKLSWSKKSESCSDAETVDTIEKTEVPLRSQERNHSCSSIELDLDHSCGHRFLGRSLKQKLQDAVGQCFPIKNCSSRHSSGLPSKRKIHISELMLDKCPFPPRSDLAFRWHFIKRHTAPISPKSDEWVSTDLSQSELRDGQLKRRNLEDVNCFSHTNVQPCVVTTNNASCRGGPMTGSMMNLGPNNSIEDSDMDSDDEIITLCTSSRKRNKPKWEMDDDILQLETPPKYHTQIDYVHCLVPDLLQINNNPCYWGVMDKYAAEALLEGKPEGTFLLRDSAQEDYLFSVSFRRYSRSLHARIEQWNHNFSFDAHDPCVFHSPDITGLLEHYKDPSACMFFEPLLSTPLIRTFPFSLQHICRTVICNCTTYDGIDALPIPTSMKLYLKEYHYKSKVRVLRIDAPEQQC, from the coding sequence atggcaGAAAGTAgtgaaaataatagtaaaaatatagaTGTAAGACCCAAAACTAGTCGAAGTAGAAGCGCTGACAGAAAGGATGGTTATGTGTGGAGTGGAAAGAAGTTGTCTTGGTCCAAAAAGAGTGAGAGTTGTTCAGATGCTGAAACAGTGGATACTatagagaaaactgaagttcCTTTAAGGAGCCAAGAAAGAAATCACAGCTGTTCATCCATTGAGTTGGACTTAGATCATTCCTGTGGTCATAGATTTTTAGGCCGATCTCTTAAACAAAAATTGCAAGATGCTGTGGGGCAGTGTTTTCCAATAAAGAATTGTAGTAGTCGGCACTCTTCCGGGCTTCcatctaaaagaaaaattcatatcaGTGAACTAATGTTAGATAAGTGTCCTTTTCCACCTCGATCAGATTTAGCCTTCAGATGGCATTTTATTAAACGACACACTGCTCCTATAAGTCCCAAATCAGATGAATGGGTAAGCACAGACTTGTCTCAGAGTGAATTGAGGGATGGTCAGCTAAAACGAAGAAACTTGGAAGATGTAAACTGTTTCTCTCATACCAATGTTCAACCTTGTGTCGTAACTACCAACAATGCTTCATGTAGAGGTGGTCCCATGACTGGCTCTATGATGAATCTAGGTCCAAATAACAGTATAGAAGATAGTGATATGGATTCAGATGATGAAATTATAACACTTTGCACAAgttccagaaaaagaaacaaacccaaaTGGGAAATGGATGATGATATCCTACAGTTGGAAACACCTCCTAAGTACCACACCCAGATTGATTATGTTCACTGTCTTGTACCAGACCTCCTTCAGATCAATAACAATCCATGTTACTGGGGAGTTATGGATAAATATGCAGCTGAAGCTCTACTAGAAGGAAAACCAGAAGGTACCTTTTTACTTCGAGACTCAGCACAGGAAGACTATTTATTCTCTGTTAGTTTTAGACGCTATAGTCGTTCTCTCCATGCTAGAATTGAACAATGGAATCACAACTTTAGCTTTGATGCACATGATCCTTGTGTCTTCCATTCTCCTGATATTACTGGGCTCCTGGAACATTATAAGGACCCAAGCGCCTGTATGTTCTTTGAACCACTTTTATCCACTCCTTTAATTCGGACTTTCCCCTTTTCCCTGCAGCATATTTGCAGAACAGTTATTTGTAATTGTACAACTTATGATGGTATTGATGCCCTTCCAATTCCTACTTCTATGAAATTATATTTGAAGGAGTATCATTATAAATCAAAAGTTAGAGTACTCAGGATTGATGCGCCAGAACAACAATGCTAG